aaaaattaaaatttattttaaatttttatctgaAACTATCCtaaaagttattattatttgattaatatttaaatttgttttatttaatatattttaatttataatttataaaaatatattttattaataattttcattttaaaattaatatttctgaaaaatatttaaaaattctaatttgaattgaaaatatataaaagtaataaatatttctataaaaaatatattttgtattAAATTACATTTATAAACAGAAATGGATTCCCCATATGTGAAACTCAAACATGTTACCagtattaattttcaaattaatattgATCATTATATACTACTTAAACCTATTTTATTAGGATTTGGTGGGGTTGAATATGAAACAATATCTGAACGGTTGCGAATCCTAACATgaaataactaatttttaaaaaaaaaaattaaatcaaactgtttaattattttataaaagttaatagattttattttagttagtttatgtaattaattatttatatttttttattattttaaaattattatttattagtgattgtgttaataaaatttcatcaaataaaaagaaatatcattttaaatagagagacgattatgcctaatagattctctagccaAAGTATGAATAGATAGAGTAACATTACTATAAATCCATCTAATATACATATCAGTTCTAgggtctaacaaaaatttataattatttaaaatcaaacccctgcataagataatttggcaaatatGTTCTTTAAGTGCTTGTCTAAactcctgcataagataatttggcaaaaatattCCTCATTCTCTCTAATAtctcgagtataaatcattaaagtcttaCGAACAAAACCATGGAAGAGAGattctacgagataaaactcgaataaggttcCAAGACTCACGTTGTCGTTGCGATTCCGGAAATCCATAATAACTATTAAGCCTCTAATaaacattaccttccgaaacaaccgaatcaataaaatttgaagaaaagctaaccacagaaacagacacatgactcttccacattaacgaaatcCTCATCCTAAttcttgtctattgactgagaataaccatcaaaatgtaaaaaattataaaaaaatttcatacgggAACTAATAGCttttgtttccataaaaaataaaatgtccgacttgtaactagtaaccaaatccttcaatgctgTCCGAGGATTGCCGAGTTCTCGGCAGTTCCAACACAGGACGATCATTGCTTTCGGTTATCCCGACCTTTAATGGGATGAGCCACTTCACTGTTGcctgtcaaattaacattcgcAGGGCTGTTGTTAGAGGCATCAtgttgagagaaaagaaaatctaTAACAACGTTATGTTTAGTGTTTTTTGGCCTTTTTTTAGCATCATCATTTATTCGGACTGCAATCTCCTCATCAAGTTTATTAGAATTGTCTTGGCCCACAGAATTCTTGTCCATATTAATAATATGGTCCTCAGTCTCCTTATTTACAATGGGTTGACTTTTGCCACAGACTTGTCGGTTTCTGGTTCCGACGAATAGGTGCtctgagaaccaaacttgatatCTTCTTTTCTCAACCTCAGTCGCAAGTCACAGAAAGTCTCCACATGACCCAGTTTCTCACATAGTAAAAAATAGTCAACTGTTCATATTGAAACTTTACAGTAAACACAATACCATTATCTCTGACAAACTTCTTCCGCCGTTTCAAAGATTGCTGAATGTCCAAACAAACTTTAACTCTCATAAGACCCAGCGACATGACTGAagcatttttcatatcatactcTTTATAGCTAACAAAATCCACGATCAATGTGGCCAACGTCTCGTTATAATAATCAGAAGGGAGATATTTAATCAGAACCCAAAAATCAAAATGAGTTAGAGGGATATGGAAAGTATTTTCATTACCCTGTATCTCCTTCCAAATAAGGAGGAATCGATTGTACAACCAAGAGCCTCCATttcctatattttcaaaatcaacattattaaaaaaccgAAACAAATATCTTTTTGTCTCTAATTCCATAATAGATATCCCTCTAAAAGATGCCATAAATCTGCTAAagaggtctgcatattctgaaaattgattggattgtatgtgagaaacatcccCACAATAcaaaaatcataagtgacgatcaaAATATCTATGaaactcttaatagggacaataatatcttcttcttcatctatagtcaattgacgcagatcgttTTTTATGTGAAAAGGGAAAGAGGAagttagatttaaaaaataagaaaagacgAGAGTGTCGAATTACAGAGGGACCACAAAGGAAAAATTGATTAGTCTATAGTGACCAATATTGATCAATATTtagagtattttttttatttatatataattaccgtataaattaattattataactctatttaattttaatttatttcaaatcaatttctgttgaaatattttttaatatttaataaaatttaatatttttaagagagcataattgaaaaattaataaaataagttatCTTGGTTAAGTGAAAAAGTAGAAAgagtattatttattaattttgactaAGTCCAGTAACGTTAATTAGTCATATTATCTACTCATTCAAAATAAGATAttgtaattttaactatttataagAATGAtgaaataatttgattttagtTGTATTCTGAAAAAtaagaactaaataattaattaatgtttaTCTGATagagtaaataatttaatactttaaaaattaaagagtttaattttataaatatataaataatttaaatgggttattaaaaattatagattaaataattcatttttgtaaataatttagATTTCATGCCTTTTTTAAAcattctttttaataataaaccgTAAATATTGGCCTTATTATTTTTGACATCTTTCTTATATTCCATGAGTTTATAACGGCCagatatttaattttctaataaaGGATTTATGATCTATCAGAAGCTTCACGTAGCGGGAATGGAAAGCACGCAATCGCGACCCCTTTCTCTTCATCTACATtcttttcctccaaatcccttCAATATTACCAGCCAATTCTTCAAAATCAAAGCCTCCCAAAACCCCATCAAACACCGTGGATTTCCCAAGTATCGCAAGAGGAAACACAATTCATCGTTCACAGAGAAAGATGCATTTCCAGAATCATTACCACTCCAGACCAAAAACCCAGCGGCTGTTTACAAAGACATTCAAAGATTCGCCAGGCAAAACAAGCTCAAGGAAGCTCTCACCATCATGGACTACTTGGACCAGCAAGGTATTCCTGTTAATGTCACTACCTTCTCTACACTTATTGCCGCTTGCGTTCGATCAAAATCTCTACGTGAAGCCAAACAAATTCATACCCATATCCGCATTAATGGCCTTGGAAACAACGAGTTCTTGCGAACTAAATTGGTCCATATGTACACTTCTTGCGGTTCTCTTGATGATGCCAAACTTGTGTTTGATGAATGTACTAGTAGTGGTAGTGTGTACCCGTGGAATGCCTTGCTTAGAGGTACTGTGATATCGGGTGGCAAAAGATACCTTGATGTGCTTTCTGCCTATGCAGAAATGCGACAATTAGGTGTTGAATTGAACGTGTATACTTTCACTAATGTGATTAAGAGCTTTGCCGGTGCATCAGCTCTCCGGCAAGGTTTGAAGACTCATGGCCTTTTGGTAAAGAATGGATTGCTTGACAGTTCAATTCTCAGGACCGGTTTGATTGATATGTACTTCAAGTGTGGCAAGATTAAGCTTGCACATACCTTGTTTGAAGAAATGCCTGACAGAGATATTGTTGTCTGGGGTGCAATGATTGCGGGTTTTGCGCATAATAGGCGTCAAATGGAAGCATTGGACTATTTAAGATGGATGATAGGTGAAAGAATATACCCCAACTCGGTCATACTAACCACAATCCTCCCTGTGATAGGAGAAATGTGGGCAAAGAAGTTAGGCCAGGAGGTTCATGGGTATgttttgaaaagaaagaatTGTTCAAGGCAATTATCAATTCAGTCTGGACTAATTGACATGTACTGCAAATGTGGAGACATGGGTTCAGGCAGGCGGGTGTTTTATGGCTCAATGGACAGGAATACTGTGTCTTGGACTGCTTTGATGTCTGGTTATGCATCAAATGGGAGGCATGACCAGGCTTTGAGATCTGTAGCTTGGATGCAGCAGGAAGGGTTTAGGCCTGATGTTGTCACAGTTGCCACTGCTATTCCAGTTTGTGCAGAGTTGAAGGCTTTGAAGCATGGCAAGGAAATTCATGCTTATGCTGTTAAGAGTTTGTTCTTGCCTAATGTATCTGTAATAACTTCTCTGATAAAAATGTACTCAAGTTGTGGGGTCTTGGACTACTCTGTTAAATTATTTGATACCATGGAGAATAGGAATGTGATATCCTGGACAGCTATGATTGATTCCTATGTAGAAAACTGGTGTATAAATGAAGCATTGTCCGTGTTTAGGTCAATGCAGTTGTCAAAGCACAGGCCAGACTCTGTTGTGATGGCAAGAATGTTGAGCATTTGCAGTGAAATTAAAGCTTTGAAGCTTGGGAAGGAGATTCACGGGCACGTCTTGAAGAAAAATTTTGAGGCAATTCCTTTTGTTTCAGCAGAAATTGTGAAGATGTATGGGAGCTGTGGAGCGATTCAAGGAGCAAAATCAGCTTTCTATGCAATTCCAGTCAAGGGTTCAATGGCGTGGACTGCTATTATAAAGGCATATGGATGTAATAATCTATGGCAGGAAGCTGTCCACCTCTTTCACAAGATGATATCTGGTGGTTTCACTCCCACCCATTTCACTTTCAAAGTTGTTCTATCGATTTGTGAACAAGCTGGATTTGCAGATGATGCTTGTCGGATCTTTGATATAATGACTCGAAGGTATAAAATCAATGCATCTGAAGAATATTACTCTATTATCATTGGACTTCTTACTCGTGATGGTCGCATTCAGGAGGCTGAAAGATTTATACAGATGAGTTCTTCCTCGTAATAagaaaaaattgatattttttgtACCAATTAAGTTCCTGCAACCTCCGTGAGGTTGTTCAATACTTGGAAATTGTATAGATTTGTGCAACTTAGCATATCATATGAaactaagaaagaaagaaaaaagaaaaaaaaagagggaaaattttctttcatttgtcATGAGCATAGTGTTGTACATTTCCCAATCATGACTAACATGCTGGAAGACAGCAATTTCCTTTGTGCATACAGAAAAGTTCGTAGATTGGATGGTTTAGGTCCCATTTCATAGTTTCATTGGATAGCTCAACCATTAAACaaaagaaggaaaagaagaagaggccAAGGAGGCATGCAAATTAGAAGTGGTGCAATGGATTGATTATATTGGCAGGGCAAACCCTAACTGCAATGCATACTTGAGATTCGTGCAATAATTGTCttccttttttctattttttaaattgttgcataaaatttaaatttatttttcttaggaATTGATTATTTGATTGCCAAGAAAGTAGAGGAAAATGCAAAATgtttcttaaatttataatttttgtccCTTGATTTCACTTTTTTGGTGGTAGTTCTTTTGATATAGGGTTTTATCTGCTGCTGTAATGCTATTTTATTTAGACATTACTGCTGCTGTATATACTTGTAATAATAGAATTATCTGTCTTTTTTGGCTGATATTATGGCCAAATGGATTTTTATCACTGAATTGGTTATCTTGTAGTCTatgttttcttcaatttttgttGTAAATTTCGCTGTGTTTAGCACTCTTACAATGCAATTTTCttcttgataaaaataaaaaaaaggataagTTTCATCACTTGATTAAAGTGGTTAAAATTTGGGCCTAGAGGGCCAAACTGATAACACATAAACAATACAAAATTTGGCGTCCAACAATCCTTACAACAAAAGAAAACCCAAGGatcagggaaaaaaaaaaaacctagacGGGTTTTAAACGAAGGGTAAATTATTATCATTGTTCtgtgtttttataaaattaattaatttatctctattttaaaatcatattttattttataaaatctaatttttagtcattttattaaaaacggttagttattttaaattatatatattacttaattattataattttaaatatttatactatttagtaGCTCTGACcaaagttaaaataatttttatttattttttttgttatcctaaaattattattcatttttttagattataataatatataaattaattattataattctattttat
This is a stretch of genomic DNA from Manihot esculenta cultivar AM560-2 chromosome 2, M.esculenta_v8, whole genome shotgun sequence. It encodes these proteins:
- the LOC110608163 gene encoding pentatricopeptide repeat-containing protein At1g71460, chloroplastic, with product MIYQKLHVAGMESTQSRPLSLHLHSFPPNPFNITSQFFKIKASQNPIKHRGFPKYRKRKHNSSFTEKDAFPESLPLQTKNPAAVYKDIQRFARQNKLKEALTIMDYLDQQGIPVNVTTFSTLIAACVRSKSLREAKQIHTHIRINGLGNNEFLRTKLVHMYTSCGSLDDAKLVFDECTSSGSVYPWNALLRGTVISGGKRYLDVLSAYAEMRQLGVELNVYTFTNVIKSFAGASALRQGLKTHGLLVKNGLLDSSILRTGLIDMYFKCGKIKLAHTLFEEMPDRDIVVWGAMIAGFAHNRRQMEALDYLRWMIGERIYPNSVILTTILPVIGEMWAKKLGQEVHGYVLKRKNCSRQLSIQSGLIDMYCKCGDMGSGRRVFYGSMDRNTVSWTALMSGYASNGRHDQALRSVAWMQQEGFRPDVVTVATAIPVCAELKALKHGKEIHAYAVKSLFLPNVSVITSLIKMYSSCGVLDYSVKLFDTMENRNVISWTAMIDSYVENWCINEALSVFRSMQLSKHRPDSVVMARMLSICSEIKALKLGKEIHGHVLKKNFEAIPFVSAEIVKMYGSCGAIQGAKSAFYAIPVKGSMAWTAIIKAYGCNNLWQEAVHLFHKMISGGFTPTHFTFKVVLSICEQAGFADDACRIFDIMTRRYKINASEEYYSIIIGLLTRDGRIQEAERFIQMSSSS